The Sphingomonas sanxanigenens DSM 19645 = NX02 genome includes a region encoding these proteins:
- a CDS encoding fumarylacetoacetate hydrolase family protein — MKLASLKGGRDGRLVVVSDDLAWCAEAGHIAPTLQAALDDWEHAEPLLANLATDLQHEVIPMMRFHERNATSPLPRAYQWADGSAYVNHVALVRQARGAEMPESFWTDPLMYQGGSDGFLAPRDPIPLADEAWGCDLEAEVVVVTGDVPQGATRAEALAAIRLVGLANDVSLRNLIPAELAKGFGFVQSKPASTFSPVFVTPDSLGDRWADGKLHGPLMVDLNGTPFGRADAGIDMTFDFGTLIAHLAKTRAIVAGSIIGSGTVSNRGTDGGPGKPIAAGGVGYSCIAEVRTVETIESGAATTPFLKHGDTVRIWMEDERHHPIFGTIEQVVEAA, encoded by the coding sequence ATGAAGCTGGCAAGCCTGAAGGGCGGTCGCGACGGACGGCTGGTGGTGGTGTCGGACGATCTCGCCTGGTGCGCGGAGGCAGGCCATATCGCGCCGACCTTGCAGGCGGCGCTCGACGATTGGGAGCATGCCGAACCGCTGCTGGCCAACCTTGCCACCGACCTTCAGCATGAGGTCATCCCGATGATGCGCTTTCACGAGCGCAACGCGACGTCGCCGCTGCCGCGCGCCTATCAGTGGGCGGATGGCTCCGCCTATGTGAACCATGTCGCGCTGGTGCGGCAGGCGCGCGGCGCCGAGATGCCCGAAAGCTTCTGGACCGACCCGCTGATGTACCAGGGCGGCTCGGACGGCTTTCTCGCCCCGCGCGACCCGATCCCGCTGGCCGACGAGGCGTGGGGCTGCGATCTCGAGGCGGAGGTGGTGGTGGTGACGGGAGATGTGCCGCAGGGTGCGACCCGCGCAGAGGCGCTGGCGGCGATCCGGCTGGTCGGCCTCGCCAATGACGTGTCGCTGCGCAACCTGATCCCGGCCGAACTCGCCAAGGGGTTCGGCTTCGTCCAGTCCAAGCCCGCCTCCACCTTCTCGCCGGTGTTCGTCACCCCCGATTCGCTGGGCGATCGCTGGGCGGACGGCAAGCTGCACGGGCCCCTGATGGTCGATCTCAACGGCACCCCCTTCGGCCGCGCCGACGCCGGGATCGACATGACCTTCGATTTCGGCACCTTGATCGCGCACCTCGCCAAAACCCGCGCGATCGTCGCCGGCTCGATCATCGGGTCGGGCACCGTCTCCAACCGGGGCACCGATGGCGGGCCGGGCAAGCCGATCGCGGCGGGCGGCGTCGGCTATAGCTGCATCGCCGAGGTGCGGACGGTGGAGACGATCGAATCGGGGGCCGCGACCACCCCTTTCCTCAAGCATGGCGATACGGTGCGGATCTGGATGGAGGATGAGCGCCACCATCCGATCTTCGGGACGATCGAGCAGGTGGTGGAAGCGGCGTAA
- the hmgA gene encoding homogentisate 1,2-dioxygenase: MSYIPGFANHIATEAVAGALPEGRNSPQRPAFGLYAEQFSGTAFTAPRHENRRSWLYRIRPSAAHGPYRPYGGAALFAPGTVDEPLPPNRLRWDPLAMPAAPTDLIDGMATMLANRDPADLEGVAVHIYRANVDMERRCFVDADGELLFIPQQGRLTLLTELGRIDIAPGQVALVPRGVRFRALLPDGAARGYVAENHGSLFRLPELGPIGANGLANPRDFETPVAWFEDEEGEWELVQKYLGALWTVTLDHSPLDVVAWHGNLAPWRYDLARFNTIGTISFDHPDPSIFTMLTSPSDVPGRANADFVLFPQRWMVAEDTFRPPWFHRNVMSEAMGLIQGAYDAKAEGFAPGGLSLHNLMAGHGPDLASWEGASTADLAPHRIDGTMAFMVESCWPYRPTRFALDCAERQADYDAAWGGFPKARLPR; this comes from the coding sequence ATGAGCTACATCCCGGGTTTCGCCAACCACATCGCCACCGAAGCCGTCGCCGGCGCCTTGCCCGAGGGGCGCAACTCCCCGCAGCGTCCGGCCTTCGGCCTCTATGCGGAGCAATTCTCCGGCACCGCCTTTACCGCGCCGCGCCACGAGAATCGGCGGAGCTGGCTCTACCGCATCCGCCCCTCCGCCGCCCACGGCCCCTACCGGCCTTACGGGGGCGCCGCCCTGTTCGCGCCAGGCACGGTCGACGAACCGCTGCCGCCGAACCGGCTGCGCTGGGACCCGCTGGCGATGCCCGCGGCGCCGACCGACCTGATCGACGGCATGGCGACGATGCTCGCCAATCGCGATCCTGCGGATCTTGAGGGCGTCGCGGTCCACATCTACCGCGCCAATGTCGATATGGAGCGGCGCTGCTTCGTCGATGCCGATGGCGAATTGCTGTTCATCCCCCAGCAGGGCCGGTTGACCCTGCTGACCGAGCTGGGGCGCATCGACATCGCCCCCGGCCAGGTCGCACTGGTGCCGCGCGGCGTCCGTTTCCGCGCGCTGCTGCCCGATGGCGCGGCGCGCGGCTATGTCGCCGAGAATCATGGCAGCCTGTTCCGCCTGCCCGAACTCGGCCCGATCGGCGCCAACGGCCTCGCCAACCCGCGCGATTTCGAAACGCCCGTCGCCTGGTTCGAGGATGAGGAGGGCGAATGGGAACTCGTCCAGAAATATCTCGGCGCGCTATGGACGGTGACGCTCGACCACAGCCCGCTCGACGTCGTCGCGTGGCACGGCAATCTGGCGCCGTGGCGCTATGACCTCGCCCGTTTCAATACGATCGGCACGATCAGCTTCGACCATCCCGATCCGTCGATCTTCACCATGCTCACCAGTCCCTCCGACGTGCCCGGCCGCGCCAATGCCGATTTCGTGCTGTTCCCGCAGCGCTGGATGGTCGCGGAAGACACGTTCCGCCCGCCCTGGTTCCACCGCAACGTGATGAGCGAGGCGATGGGGCTGATCCAGGGCGCCTATGACGCCAAGGCGGAAGGCTTCGCGCCCGGCGGGCTCAGCCTGCACAATCTGATGGCCGGGCACGGACCCGACCTGGCGAGCTGGGAAGGCGCCAGCACCGCCGACCTCGCGCCGCACCGGATCGACGGCACGATGGCGTTCATGGTCGAAAGCTGCTGGCCCTACCGCCCGACCCGCTTCGCGCTCGACTGCGCGGAGCGGCAGGCCGATTACGACGCGGCATGGGGTGGGTTTCCCAAGGCGCGCCTTCCCCGCTAG
- the hppD gene encoding 4-hydroxyphenylpyruvate dioxygenase, translated as MPDVRENPMGLDGFEFVEFTGPDPEALARLFVTMGFTHVGTHRSKAVRRYAQGDINFILNMEPLGQVADFRDAHGPSANAMAFRVRDAAQALKIAVERGAVAVEGRVGPAELNIPAIEGIGGANLYLVDRRGAATIYDIDFEPVAGAAPNDNSVGLHALDHLTHNLRRGRMDYWANYYERIFNFREIRHFDIEGKATGLFSRAMTAPDDKIRIPLNESQDEHSQIEEFIKDYRGEGIQHLALTTDDIFATVDALKANGVRFQDTPDTYYEAIDKRVPGHGHSIGEMRARKILIDGSPETGEGLLLQIFTENMVGPIFFEIIQRKGNQGFGEGNFKALFESIELDQIRRGVIPA; from the coding sequence ATGCCGGACGTGCGCGAAAACCCGATGGGGCTCGACGGATTCGAGTTCGTCGAGTTCACCGGTCCCGACCCGGAGGCGCTCGCCCGGCTGTTCGTGACGATGGGGTTCACCCATGTCGGCACGCATCGCTCCAAGGCGGTGCGCCGCTATGCGCAGGGGGACATCAACTTCATCCTCAACATGGAGCCGCTTGGTCAGGTCGCGGACTTCCGGGACGCGCACGGCCCTTCCGCGAATGCGATGGCGTTCCGCGTGCGCGATGCCGCGCAGGCGCTGAAGATCGCGGTCGAGCGCGGTGCGGTGGCGGTGGAGGGCAGGGTCGGCCCCGCCGAACTCAACATCCCGGCGATCGAGGGGATCGGCGGCGCCAATCTCTATCTGGTCGACCGGCGCGGTGCCGCGACGATCTACGACATCGATTTCGAGCCGGTGGCGGGTGCCGCACCGAACGACAACAGCGTCGGCCTGCATGCCCTCGACCATCTGACGCACAATCTGCGTCGCGGCCGGATGGATTATTGGGCGAATTATTATGAGCGGATCTTCAACTTCCGCGAGATCCGCCACTTCGATATCGAGGGCAAGGCGACCGGCCTCTTCTCCCGCGCGATGACCGCGCCCGACGACAAGATCCGCATCCCGCTCAACGAGAGCCAGGACGAGCACAGCCAGATCGAGGAGTTCATCAAGGATTATCGCGGCGAGGGCATCCAGCATCTCGCGCTGACCACCGACGATATCTTCGCGACCGTCGATGCGCTGAAGGCCAACGGCGTCCGTTTTCAGGACACGCCGGATACCTATTACGAGGCGATCGACAAGCGGGTGCCCGGCCACGGCCACTCGATCGGCGAAATGCGTGCGCGCAAGATCCTGATCGACGGCTCGCCCGAGACCGGCGAGGGGCTGCTGCTGCAGATCTTCACCGAAAACATGGTCGGGCCGATCTTCTTCGAGATCATCCAGCGCAAGGGCAATCAGGGCTTCGGCGAGGGCAATTTCAAGGCGCTGTTCGAGAGCATCGAACTCGACCAGATCCGCCGCGGAGTGATTCCCGCCTGA
- a CDS encoding autotransporter outer membrane beta-barrel domain-containing protein gives MRNLLACTCLTPLALAVVPAAVQAETVVGTARTTPISTATANNGAADSIRISNQGSVRPTSGTAVLADSTHAVTNEGTIQITGANDATGIGAASGASGGITNASGGRIIIDETYSAPDSDGDGDADGPFAQGSNRAGIRTAGAYGGNIVNAGEITIRGNQSAGIALGGKLTGNLTNSGTISVVGNDSAGVRAGEVSGDVRFTGTINAQGANAVGVDLAGDVGGALSFQGAITATGYRFPTPPADPSRLDADDLLQGGGAVRIAGNVGGGILFDAAPRDANPNDADEDRDGVPDASEGSANIISVGYAPAVTIGAADRDISIGAVAGKGGHGLIVNGTITGNGAYGGVSGTGILIGGKGGQVNIAGGMTVNGAVNANAVGAEANAIRIAAGATVPVIDVAGSVVATGGGSAQSFSGAIVIDSGARVFTIRNSGQIRATQSGTGYAGAIIDRSGEVDLVENSGIISASGASLPSGHAIAIDLSKNDRGAIVRQAVAAANSAAGAIGGDILFGAGNDLLDVADGTVIGNVSFGTGANQMQLTGDAAYAGSTVFGAGNDMLTLSGTSLFVGSADFGGGTDTLTLNGTSRFAGTLIGGQGLSVAINGGTLALSNSGNVALAALSVTGGGTIGIDVGENGVKTVYQVAGTASFGTGSKLAVRFDDIADAEGRHVFLRAGTVEGLGNLTTTENSLPFLFKGSVATTGTAGEVALDVSRKNSTELGLNRSQASAYNAIYAALSDDDQIAASYLGITDGDQFRRTLSQMLPNHAGGVFESVTQGSRATARFLADPNAPYADMGGWGFWLQQVGWGTSKNLGDTAAYDITGWGASAGADAKLGDAGNLGFSLAYLHGKDSDGQVDNEVNANQYELAVYWRLSTGRLRAHARGSYAFIKFDGSRSFLGQADDTPVERLAEADWNGSLWSASGGASYEVGSGRFTLRPAALVEYYRLSEDGYTETGGGDAFDLIVDDRKGDELAVSGTIAAGLKFGGSEEDEGWFRAEIEGGRRQVVGGSLGSTTARFASGGDAFTLTPDERTDGWLGRVRLIGGNPGFTIGGDFGAEEQQGKAAISIRASLGIRL, from the coding sequence ATGCGCAACCTGCTCGCCTGCACCTGCCTGACGCCGTTGGCGCTGGCCGTCGTGCCCGCCGCGGTCCAGGCCGAGACCGTCGTCGGCACCGCCCGCACCACGCCCATTTCCACCGCGACCGCCAACAACGGCGCGGCAGACAGCATCCGCATCAGCAACCAGGGTTCGGTGAGACCGACCAGCGGCACCGCCGTCCTCGCCGATTCGACGCATGCGGTGACCAACGAGGGCACCATCCAGATCACGGGCGCCAATGATGCCACCGGCATCGGCGCGGCCAGCGGCGCATCGGGTGGCATCACCAACGCCTCCGGCGGCAGGATCATCATCGACGAAACCTACAGCGCGCCCGACAGCGACGGCGACGGCGACGCCGACGGACCCTTCGCGCAGGGCAGCAACCGTGCCGGCATCCGGACTGCCGGTGCTTATGGCGGCAACATCGTCAATGCCGGCGAGATCACGATCAGGGGCAACCAGTCGGCCGGCATCGCGCTGGGCGGCAAGCTGACGGGCAACCTCACCAACAGCGGCACCATCTCCGTCGTCGGCAACGACAGCGCCGGCGTCCGTGCCGGCGAGGTGAGCGGCGACGTGCGCTTCACCGGCACGATCAATGCGCAGGGTGCCAATGCGGTCGGCGTCGACCTCGCGGGCGATGTCGGCGGCGCGCTGAGCTTCCAGGGTGCGATCACCGCAACCGGCTATCGTTTCCCCACCCCGCCCGCCGACCCGAGCAGGCTCGATGCCGACGATCTGCTGCAGGGCGGCGGCGCGGTGCGGATCGCCGGCAATGTCGGCGGCGGCATCCTGTTCGACGCGGCGCCAAGGGATGCCAACCCCAACGATGCCGATGAGGACAGGGATGGCGTTCCCGACGCGTCCGAAGGCTCGGCCAACATCATCTCGGTCGGTTATGCGCCGGCGGTGACGATCGGTGCCGCCGACCGCGACATCAGCATCGGCGCGGTCGCCGGCAAGGGCGGCCACGGCCTGATCGTCAACGGCACGATCACCGGCAACGGCGCCTATGGCGGCGTCAGCGGCACCGGCATCCTGATCGGCGGCAAGGGCGGCCAGGTGAACATCGCCGGCGGCATGACGGTGAACGGCGCGGTCAACGCCAATGCGGTGGGTGCCGAAGCGAATGCGATCCGCATCGCCGCAGGCGCGACGGTGCCGGTGATCGACGTGGCCGGGTCGGTCGTCGCGACCGGCGGCGGTTCCGCCCAATCCTTCTCGGGCGCGATCGTGATCGATTCGGGCGCGCGCGTCTTCACCATCCGCAACAGCGGCCAGATCCGTGCGACGCAGAGCGGCACCGGCTATGCCGGCGCGATCATCGACCGTTCGGGCGAGGTCGATCTCGTCGAGAACAGCGGCATCATCTCCGCCTCCGGCGCGTCGCTGCCCAGCGGCCACGCGATCGCGATCGACCTCAGCAAGAATGATCGCGGCGCGATCGTCCGCCAGGCGGTGGCGGCGGCCAACAGCGCCGCGGGCGCGATCGGCGGCGATATCCTGTTCGGCGCGGGCAACGACCTGCTCGACGTCGCGGACGGCACCGTGATCGGCAATGTCAGCTTCGGTACCGGCGCCAACCAGATGCAGCTCACCGGCGACGCCGCCTATGCCGGCTCGACCGTGTTCGGCGCCGGCAACGACATGTTGACGCTGTCGGGCACCAGCCTGTTCGTCGGCAGTGCCGACTTCGGCGGCGGCACCGACACGCTGACGCTCAACGGCACATCGCGCTTCGCCGGCACGCTCATCGGCGGCCAGGGGCTGTCGGTGGCGATCAACGGCGGCACGCTGGCGCTGTCCAACAGCGGCAACGTCGCGCTCGCCGCCCTCTCCGTCACCGGCGGCGGCACGATCGGCATCGATGTCGGCGAGAATGGCGTGAAGACGGTCTATCAGGTCGCGGGCACCGCGAGCTTCGGGACGGGATCCAAGCTGGCCGTGCGCTTCGACGATATCGCCGACGCCGAGGGCCGCCACGTCTTCCTGCGCGCCGGCACGGTCGAGGGGCTGGGCAATCTCACGACCACCGAGAACTCCCTGCCCTTCCTGTTCAAGGGCAGCGTCGCCACCACCGGCACCGCCGGCGAGGTCGCGCTCGACGTCAGCCGCAAGAACAGCACGGAACTCGGCCTCAACCGGTCGCAGGCAAGCGCCTATAACGCGATCTACGCCGCGCTCTCCGACGATGACCAGATCGCGGCGTCCTACCTGGGCATCACCGATGGCGACCAGTTCCGGCGGACGCTGTCGCAGATGCTGCCCAACCATGCCGGCGGCGTGTTCGAATCGGTAACGCAGGGGTCGCGCGCCACCGCACGCTTCCTCGCCGATCCCAACGCCCCTTATGCGGACATGGGCGGATGGGGTTTCTGGCTGCAGCAGGTCGGCTGGGGCACCTCAAAGAATCTGGGCGACACGGCGGCCTATGACATCACCGGCTGGGGCGCCTCCGCCGGGGCCGACGCCAAGCTGGGCGATGCCGGCAATCTGGGCTTCTCGCTCGCCTATCTTCACGGCAAGGACAGCGACGGCCAGGTCGATAACGAGGTCAACGCCAACCAGTATGAGCTTGCGGTCTACTGGCGGCTTTCGACCGGCCGGCTGCGTGCGCATGCCCGCGGATCCTATGCCTTCATCAAGTTCGACGGCTCCCGCAGCTTCCTCGGCCAGGCCGACGACACGCCGGTCGAGCGGCTCGCCGAAGCCGACTGGAACGGCAGCCTGTGGTCCGCTTCGGGCGGTGCATCCTATGAGGTCGGCTCGGGCCGCTTCACGCTTCGGCCCGCCGCGCTCGTCGAATATTACCGGCTGAGCGAGGACGGCTATACCGAGACCGGCGGCGGCGACGCGTTCGATCTGATCGTCGACGATCGCAAAGGCGACGAACTCGCGGTCTCCGGCACGATCGCCGCGGGCCTGAAGTTCGGCGGCAGCGAGGAAGACGAAGGCTGGTTCCGCGCCGAGATCGAGGGCGGCCGGCGCCAGGTCGTCGGCGGATCGCTGGGCAGCACCACCGCGCGCTTCGCCTCGGGCGGCGACGCCTTCACCCTTACCCCCGATGAACGCACCGACGGCTGGCTTGGCCGCGTGCGCCTGATTGGCGGCAACCCCGGCTTCACCATCGGCGGCGACTTCGGCGCCGAGGAGCAGCAGGGCAAAGCCGCCATCTCCATCCGCGCGAGCCTCGGCATCAGGCTCTAG